A single region of the Nocardioides ochotonae genome encodes:
- the dapA gene encoding 4-hydroxy-tetrahydrodipicolinate synthase: MTSAAPFGTVLTAMATAFHADGSLDLDGTARIARHLVDNGHDGLVVSGTTGESPTTTPTEDGEILAAVKDAVGDRATLVAGVGTNDTRTSITLAQQARRNGADGVLLVTPYYNKPGQRGILQHFRQVVDAAELPVMLYDIPGRTGSQISLETYAAMADWESVVAVKDAVGDLPRGVRIMQMGYAVYSGDDIANLGWLAHGAAGFVSVCGHVMGNELRAMHDAYRAGDAVKALEIFTRMLPAIDAVMGVANYGATTAKAALQLLGVLDNRRVRSPLVELDDDEVAALRAALVAADLLQ; the protein is encoded by the coding sequence ATGACCTCGGCTGCACCCTTCGGCACCGTCCTCACCGCGATGGCCACTGCGTTCCACGCCGACGGCTCACTCGACCTCGACGGCACCGCCCGCATCGCGCGCCACCTCGTCGACAACGGCCACGACGGCCTCGTCGTCTCCGGCACCACCGGCGAGTCGCCCACGACGACCCCCACGGAGGACGGCGAGATCCTCGCCGCCGTGAAGGACGCGGTCGGTGACCGCGCCACGCTGGTCGCCGGTGTCGGCACCAACGACACCCGCACCTCGATCACGCTCGCCCAGCAGGCCCGGCGCAACGGCGCCGACGGCGTGCTGCTCGTGACGCCTTACTACAACAAGCCCGGGCAGCGCGGCATCCTGCAGCACTTCCGCCAGGTCGTCGACGCCGCCGAGCTCCCGGTCATGCTCTACGACATCCCCGGTCGCACCGGCAGCCAGATCTCCCTGGAGACCTACGCCGCGATGGCCGACTGGGAGAGCGTCGTGGCGGTCAAGGACGCCGTCGGCGACCTGCCCCGCGGCGTGCGCATCATGCAGATGGGCTACGCCGTCTACTCCGGCGACGACATCGCCAACCTCGGCTGGCTGGCGCACGGCGCCGCCGGCTTCGTGTCCGTGTGCGGACACGTGATGGGCAACGAGCTGCGTGCCATGCACGACGCCTACCGGGCCGGCGACGCCGTCAAGGCCCTCGAGATCTTCACGCGGATGCTCCCCGCGATCGACGCCGTGATGGGCGTCGCCAACTATGGAGCGACCACCGCCAAGGCAGCGCTCCAGCTCCTCGGCGTACTCGACAACCGGCGCGTCCGCTCCCCTCTGGTGGAGCTGGACGACGACGAGGTCGCCGCGCTGCGCGCGGCCCTGGTCGCGGCCGACCTACTGCAGTAA